A window of the Artemia franciscana chromosome 21, ASM3288406v1, whole genome shotgun sequence genome harbors these coding sequences:
- the LOC136040929 gene encoding replication factor C subunit 1-like, translated as MLIEYVRISGSKRAVNLDYIQYIRDAVTRPLIKEGTDGVEKSVEAMTSYDLIREDLGDILSLTTWPGRKDPMSQVEAKVKSAFTRTFNKEGHLTPYADMKMSKVRGGGGFATEGLDEEGMTAEEEEALLEEDEDEDDLKKGEN; from the exons ATGTTGATCGAATAtgtcag AATCTCTGGTAGCAAAAGAGCAGTGAATTTGGACTACATTCAGTATATAAGGGACGCAGTCACTAGGCCTCTGATAAAAGAGGGTACAGATGGTGTAGAAAAGTCAGTTGAGGCTATGACATCGTATGATTTGATTCGAGAAGATTTGGGTGATATTTTATCTTTGACAACCTGGCCTGGAAGGAAAGATCCTATGAGCCAAGTGGAAGCTAAG GTGAAATCTGCATTCACTCGGACCTTTAATAAAGAGGGACACCTTACCCCCTATGCTGATATGAAAATGTCTAAAGTCAGAGGAGGTGGTGGTTTCGCCACTGAAGGGCTAGATGAGGAAGGCATGACtgcagaagaagaagaagctcTTTTAGAAGAAGATGAAGATGAGGATGAtctgaaaaaag gtGAAAACTAA